One stretch of Sulfuricystis multivorans DNA includes these proteins:
- the ftsW gene encoding putative lipid II flippase FtsW: MNSAVLGRRPVAGATATNEVDPLLLWPTLTLLLAGLVMVYSASIATAEGSSFSGHTPTYFLVRHTAFLSIGLLWALIAFQIPLRIWQQLSPWLFLAGVVLLAVVLIPGIGKSVNGAQRWIGLGPINVQPSEFMKLFAVLYAADYTARKLTEMGSFRRGFVPMAAVMIVVAAALLREPDFGAFVVIVSIALGILFLGGMNGRLFVFLIVAMAIAFALLILSSPYRWERIISYMDPWRDAFGKGYQLSHALIAFGRGEWFGVGLGASVEKLFYLPEAHTDFLLAVIAEELGFVGVVAVVLLFALLTWRSFMVGRQALLLDRVYASLVAQGIGIWLGLQSFINMGVNMGLLPTKGLTLPLMSFGGSGIVANCVALAVLLRVDYENRRLMRGLSA, translated from the coding sequence ATGAACTCCGCCGTGCTCGGCCGCCGGCCGGTGGCGGGCGCCACCGCCACGAACGAGGTCGATCCGCTGCTTTTGTGGCCGACGCTCACTCTGTTGCTCGCCGGGCTGGTGATGGTCTATTCGGCTTCGATCGCCACCGCCGAGGGTTCGAGCTTCAGCGGTCATACGCCGACCTACTTTCTCGTGCGCCATACCGCCTTCCTGTCGATCGGGCTGCTGTGGGCGCTGATCGCCTTTCAGATTCCGCTGCGCATCTGGCAGCAGCTTTCGCCCTGGCTGTTCCTCGCCGGCGTGGTGCTGTTGGCGGTCGTGCTGATTCCCGGCATCGGCAAATCGGTCAATGGCGCGCAGCGCTGGATCGGGCTCGGCCCCATCAATGTCCAACCCTCCGAGTTCATGAAACTGTTCGCCGTGTTGTATGCCGCCGACTACACGGCGCGCAAACTCACCGAGATGGGCAGCTTCCGGCGCGGCTTCGTGCCGATGGCCGCGGTGATGATCGTCGTCGCCGCGGCTCTGTTGCGCGAGCCGGATTTCGGTGCCTTCGTCGTCATCGTCAGCATCGCCTTGGGCATCCTGTTCCTCGGCGGCATGAACGGCCGGCTGTTCGTCTTCCTGATCGTCGCGATGGCCATTGCCTTCGCGCTCTTGATCCTCTCCTCGCCTTATCGCTGGGAACGCATCATCAGCTACATGGATCCGTGGCGCGATGCCTTCGGCAAGGGCTATCAGCTTTCGCACGCGTTGATCGCCTTCGGACGCGGCGAATGGTTCGGCGTCGGCCTGGGCGCCTCGGTCGAGAAGCTGTTTTATCTGCCCGAGGCGCACACCGATTTCCTGCTCGCGGTGATCGCCGAGGAGCTCGGCTTCGTCGGCGTCGTGGCGGTCGTCCTGCTCTTCGCGCTCTTGACCTGGCGATCCTTCATGGTCGGCCGTCAGGCGCTCTTGCTCGACCGCGTCTATGCCAGTCTCGTCGCGCAGGGCATCGGCATCTGGCTTGGCTTGCAAAGCTTCATCAACATGGGCGTCAACATGGGCCTGCTGCCCACCAAGGGCCTGACGCTGCCGCTGATGAGCTTCGGCGGCTCCGGCATCGTCGCCAACTGTGTCGCGCTCGCCGTGCTGCTGCGAGTGGATTACGAGAATAGAAGGTTGATGCGGGGACTGTCGGCATGA
- the murG gene encoding undecaprenyldiphospho-muramoylpentapeptide beta-N-acetylglucosaminyltransferase, translated as MKTIVIMAGGTGGHIMPGLAVADILRDAGWQVVWMGNPDGMEAKLVPPRHYEMAWVKFSALRGKGLARKLLLPFNLLTAFWQAWRAFGRIRPHVVLGLGGFISFPGGMMASLRGIPLVLHEQNAIPGLANRVLAHVADRVLTGFPDTFKRGQWVGNPVRPEITALPPPAERYGARSGRLQVLVLGGSLGAAALNETVPKALASLPEGERPEVVHQSGEKHLDALRAAYAAAGVRAHTVAFIEDMAGAYEWADLVICRAGASTVAELACAGVASILVPFPHAVDDHQTANARFLAQAGAAILLPQGELTPERLALIRDLKRPQLLEMAEKARALAKPAAAEAVAQSCIEVSR; from the coding sequence ATGAAGACCATCGTCATCATGGCGGGCGGAACGGGCGGCCACATCATGCCGGGTCTCGCGGTCGCCGACATCTTGCGCGATGCCGGCTGGCAAGTGGTCTGGATGGGCAATCCGGACGGCATGGAAGCGAAGCTCGTGCCGCCGCGCCACTATGAGATGGCCTGGGTGAAATTCTCCGCGCTGCGCGGCAAGGGGCTTGCGCGCAAGCTCTTGCTGCCGTTCAACCTGCTCACCGCCTTCTGGCAGGCCTGGCGCGCCTTCGGCCGCATCCGCCCGCACGTCGTGCTGGGCCTGGGCGGCTTCATCAGCTTCCCCGGCGGAATGATGGCCAGCTTGCGCGGTATCCCGCTCGTGCTGCACGAGCAGAATGCGATCCCCGGGCTTGCCAACAGGGTACTCGCCCATGTCGCCGATCGCGTGCTGACCGGCTTTCCCGATACGTTCAAACGGGGCCAATGGGTCGGCAACCCGGTGCGGCCGGAGATCACCGCGTTGCCGCCGCCCGCCGAGCGTTACGGCGCGCGCAGCGGCCGGCTGCAAGTGCTGGTGCTCGGCGGCAGTCTCGGCGCAGCGGCGCTCAACGAAACCGTGCCGAAGGCACTCGCATCGTTGCCGGAAGGCGAACGTCCCGAGGTCGTGCATCAGTCCGGCGAGAAGCATCTCGACGCCTTGCGCGCCGCCTATGCCGCCGCCGGCGTCAGGGCGCACACGGTGGCCTTCATCGAGGACATGGCGGGCGCCTATGAATGGGCGGACCTGGTGATCTGCCGGGCCGGCGCCTCGACGGTCGCCGAGCTCGCCTGTGCGGGTGTCGCAAGCATTCTGGTCCCGTTTCCGCATGCGGTCGATGACCATCAGACCGCCAATGCGCGCTTCCTCGCCCAGGCCGGCGCCGCCATCCTGCTGCCGCAAGGCGAGTTGACTCCGGAGAGGCTGGCGCTGATTCGCGATCTGAAACGCCCGCAGCTGCTCGAGATGGCGGAAAAGGCGCGTGCGCTGGCGAAGCCGGCTGCGGCCGAGGCCGTTGCGCAAAGCTGCATCGAGGTGTCGCGATGA
- the murC gene encoding UDP-N-acetylmuramate--L-alanine ligase — translation MKHKVKRIHFVGIGGAGMSGIAEVLANQGFEVSGSDLAESATTRRLRGLGVQVAIGHAAGNIAGADAVVVSSAVKDDNPEILAARQRHIPVVPRAQMLAELMRIKQGIAIAGTHGKTTTTSLTASCLAEAGLDPTFVIGGRLNSAGANARLGQGEFLVAEADESDASFLFLSPVIAVVTNIDADHMETYGHDFGRLEQAFVDFLHRLPFYGVAVLCIDDPHVREILPRVAKQVVTYGFSPDANIRAENVRAIDGRMRFDCVRRNGMVSHLPVTLNLPGEHNVRNALAAIAVATEVGCSDTAILKALAEFTGVGRRFQRYGDIALPDGGHFTLIDDYGHHPTEMAATLAAVRGAFPGRRIVVAFQPHRYTRTRDCFEDFVRVLSQADAVLLTEVYGAGETPIVAADGRALARALRVAGKVEPLFVADVTELPQAILATARDGDVVITLGAGSIGAVPAKLLAEKDA, via the coding sequence ATGAAACACAAAGTCAAACGCATCCACTTCGTCGGCATCGGTGGCGCCGGCATGTCGGGCATCGCCGAGGTGCTTGCCAACCAGGGTTTCGAAGTGAGCGGCTCGGACCTCGCCGAATCCGCGACGACGCGCCGCCTGCGCGGACTCGGCGTGCAGGTGGCGATCGGCCATGCCGCCGGGAATATCGCCGGCGCGGATGCGGTGGTGGTCTCGAGCGCGGTCAAGGACGACAATCCGGAAATCCTCGCCGCGCGGCAACGTCACATTCCGGTCGTGCCGCGCGCGCAGATGCTCGCCGAGCTGATGCGCATCAAGCAGGGCATCGCGATCGCCGGCACCCACGGCAAGACGACGACCACCAGCCTCACCGCCAGCTGTCTGGCCGAGGCCGGACTGGACCCGACCTTCGTGATCGGCGGCCGTCTCAATTCGGCCGGCGCGAATGCGCGCCTGGGGCAAGGCGAGTTCCTCGTCGCCGAAGCCGACGAGTCGGATGCTTCCTTCCTGTTCCTCTCGCCGGTGATCGCGGTGGTGACCAACATCGATGCCGATCACATGGAGACCTACGGCCACGATTTCGGCCGGCTCGAGCAGGCCTTCGTCGATTTCCTGCATCGCCTGCCGTTCTATGGCGTCGCGGTGCTGTGCATCGACGATCCCCATGTCCGCGAAATACTGCCGCGCGTCGCCAAGCAGGTGGTCACCTATGGCTTCAGTCCTGACGCCAACATCCGCGCCGAGAACGTGCGCGCGATCGATGGCCGGATGCGCTTCGACTGCGTACGCCGCAACGGCATGGTCTCGCACCTTCCGGTGACGCTCAACCTGCCCGGCGAACACAACGTCCGCAATGCGCTCGCCGCCATCGCCGTCGCCACGGAAGTCGGCTGTAGCGACACGGCAATCCTGAAGGCGCTCGCCGAATTCACCGGGGTTGGGCGGCGTTTCCAGCGCTATGGCGACATCGCGCTGCCGGACGGCGGCCACTTCACGCTGATCGACGACTATGGCCACCACCCGACCGAGATGGCCGCCACGCTCGCCGCCGTGCGCGGTGCGTTTCCCGGCCGGCGCATCGTCGTCGCCTTCCAGCCGCACCGCTACACGCGCACGCGCGACTGCTTCGAGGATTTCGTCAGGGTGCTGTCGCAGGCAGATGCCGTGCTGCTCACCGAAGTCTATGGAGCCGGCGAGACGCCGATCGTCGCCGCCGACGGCCGGGCGCTGGCCCGCGCCTTGCGCGTCGCCGGCAAGGTCGAACCGCTGTTCGTCGCGGATGTCACCGAACTGCCACAAGCCATCCTCGCAACCGCACGCGACGGCGACGTGGTGATCACGCTGGGTGCCGGCTCGATCGGCGCGGTGCCGGCGAAATTGCTCGCGGAGAAAGACGCCTGA
- the murB gene encoding UDP-N-acetylmuramate dehydrogenase, translating into MEIRADEPMAKHVTWRAGGRVAKACFPRDLNDLAHFLAGLRCDEPLLMVGLGSNLLIRDGGFDGTAIFTHGALDALRLTSDGTIYVEAGVAAPKLARYAANHALAGAEFLAGIPGTIGGALAMNAGCFGSEIWQFVERVLMLDRQGRPIERTPADFALGYRHCGLKEACDEIFVAAWLRFSAGDPATTRAKIRELLARRVATQPLQLPNAGSVFRNPPGDHAARLIEAAGLKGLELGGARVSEKHANFIVNPGGVASASAIESLIGRIQAEVQERFAVTLVREVRILGARR; encoded by the coding sequence ATGGAAATCCGCGCCGACGAACCGATGGCCAAGCACGTCACCTGGCGTGCCGGCGGACGCGTCGCCAAGGCTTGTTTCCCGCGCGACCTCAATGATCTCGCCCACTTCCTGGCCGGGCTGCGTTGCGACGAGCCGCTCTTGATGGTGGGGCTGGGATCGAACCTGTTGATCCGCGATGGCGGTTTCGACGGCACGGCGATCTTCACGCATGGCGCGCTGGACGCGCTGCGTTTGACGTCAGACGGCACGATCTACGTCGAGGCGGGTGTGGCCGCACCGAAACTGGCGCGCTACGCCGCGAACCATGCCCTCGCTGGCGCCGAATTCCTGGCCGGGATCCCTGGCACGATCGGCGGCGCATTGGCGATGAACGCCGGCTGCTTTGGGAGCGAAATCTGGCAGTTCGTCGAACGGGTGCTGATGCTCGACCGGCAAGGCAGGCCGATCGAACGCACGCCGGCTGATTTCGCGCTCGGCTACCGCCATTGCGGCCTGAAAGAGGCTTGCGACGAAATCTTCGTCGCCGCCTGGCTGCGCTTTTCTGCCGGCGATCCTGCAACGACGCGCGCGAAGATCCGCGAGCTGCTCGCCCGGCGCGTCGCGACGCAGCCCTTGCAATTGCCGAATGCCGGCTCGGTGTTCAGAAACCCGCCGGGTGACCACGCGGCACGCCTGATCGAAGCCGCTGGACTGAAGGGTCTGGAGCTCGGCGGCGCACGGGTGTCCGAAAAGCATGCGAATTTCATCGTTAATCCGGGGGGCGTGGCCAGCGCTTCCGCGATAGAAAGCTTAATCGGCCGCATCCAGGCCGAAGTGCAGGAAAGATTCGCAGTGACACTGGTGCGCGAGGTGCGCATTCTCGGAGCAAGACGCTGA
- a CDS encoding D-alanine--D-alanine ligase yields the protein MAGRFGKVAVLMGGDSAEREISLISGQAVLAALLAAGIKAYAFDPAEQPIWRLVDDRPDAAFIALHGGAGEDGTVQAALDLMKIPYTGSGVLASALALDKRRTTLLWRACGLPVPRSLLVTAGDQGPAVIAELGLPLIVKPVREGSSIGVTKVMRAEEFAAAFAAAATLPDGRHEEVMAEEFIMGTELTAAVLGRRALPLVRIEAPAGRYDYQNKYFTDVVKYHCPAGIDAAKEAEIARTVLFAFDALGCRGWGRADLILLDDGSFRLLEMNTAPGMTGHSLVPMAAKAAGIDFTALVLTILAEARCG from the coding sequence ATGGCAGGCAGGTTTGGCAAGGTGGCGGTGTTGATGGGCGGCGATTCCGCCGAGCGCGAGATCTCGCTGATCTCGGGCCAGGCGGTGCTTGCCGCGCTGCTTGCCGCCGGCATCAAAGCCTATGCCTTCGATCCGGCCGAGCAGCCGATCTGGCGGCTCGTCGATGATCGCCCGGATGCCGCCTTCATCGCCCTGCACGGCGGCGCGGGCGAGGATGGCACCGTGCAGGCCGCGCTCGATCTGATGAAGATTCCCTATACCGGCAGCGGCGTGCTCGCCTCGGCGCTGGCGCTGGACAAACGACGCACGACGCTGCTCTGGCGGGCCTGCGGGCTGCCGGTGCCACGCTCGCTTCTGGTCACGGCTGGCGATCAGGGGCCTGCCGTGATTGCCGAGCTCGGGCTACCGCTGATCGTCAAGCCCGTGCGCGAAGGCTCTTCGATCGGTGTCACGAAGGTGATGCGCGCGGAAGAATTCGCCGCTGCCTTCGCCGCCGCCGCGACTTTGCCCGATGGCCGCCACGAGGAAGTCATGGCCGAGGAATTCATCATGGGCACCGAGCTCACCGCCGCCGTGCTCGGCCGCCGGGCGTTGCCGCTGGTGCGTATCGAGGCGCCCGCAGGCCGCTACGACTACCAGAACAAGTATTTCACCGATGTCGTGAAGTATCACTGTCCAGCCGGCATCGACGCTGCCAAGGAAGCGGAGATCGCCCGCACGGTGCTTTTCGCCTTCGATGCGCTCGGCTGCCGCGGCTGGGGACGCGCCGACCTGATCCTGCTTGATGACGGCAGTTTCCGCCTGCTGGAGATGAACACCGCGCCCGGCATGACCGGCCATTCACTGGTGCCGATGGCAGCCAAAGCCGCCGGCATCGATTTCACCGCCCTGGTGCTGACGATTCTGGCGGAGGCACGCTGTGGCTAG
- a CDS encoding cell division protein FtsQ/DivIB, with translation MASKRGKPRIANAEPAGLWHQPALMHLIADVLFALGIVGLGWAALVSLQRLPLFPLREVVLTAAPQHVGVAQLAHAARTSASGNFFTVDLAAVQAGIEALPWVRRAAVRRHWPDGLMVTLEEHEAVAQWRHLNGEKGLINTFGEVFDAEPPEDAPFLPLLSGPPKTAAEILRRLAIFDGQLAPLGRHVTALTLSPRRAWHLELDDGVTIELGRDEERQPLNARLTRFVAHYPDIKAHFGSIRGADMRYPNGFALIGAGRPVEPLPPVKAGKQS, from the coding sequence GTGGCTAGCAAACGCGGCAAACCGCGCATCGCGAATGCCGAGCCGGCGGGGTTGTGGCATCAGCCGGCGCTGATGCATCTCATCGCCGACGTGTTGTTCGCGCTCGGCATCGTCGGTCTGGGCTGGGCGGCGCTGGTCAGTCTGCAGCGCCTGCCGCTGTTCCCGTTGCGCGAAGTGGTGCTCACGGCAGCGCCGCAGCATGTCGGCGTGGCTCAGCTCGCCCATGCGGCACGCACTTCGGCGAGCGGCAATTTCTTCACGGTCGATCTCGCCGCAGTCCAGGCAGGTATCGAGGCGCTGCCCTGGGTGCGTCGCGCCGCGGTGCGCCGGCACTGGCCAGATGGCCTCATGGTAACGCTCGAAGAGCACGAAGCCGTCGCGCAGTGGCGCCACCTGAACGGCGAGAAAGGGCTCATCAACACGTTCGGCGAGGTATTCGATGCCGAGCCGCCGGAAGATGCACCTTTTCTGCCGCTGCTCAGCGGCCCGCCTAAGACGGCTGCCGAAATCCTCCGGCGCCTGGCCATATTCGATGGCCAGCTCGCGCCGCTGGGCCGGCATGTCACCGCACTGACGCTCTCGCCGCGTCGCGCCTGGCATCTCGAGCTCGACGACGGCGTGACGATCGAATTGGGCCGCGACGAGGAACGCCAGCCACTCAATGCCCGGCTGACCCGCTTCGTCGCCCACTATCCAGACATCAAGGCGCATTTCGGCAGCATCCGTGGCGCCGACATGCGTTACCCGAACGGTTTCGCGCTCATCGGCGCCGGGCGCCCGGTCGAGCCACTGCCTCCAGTGAAGGCAGGAAAGCAGTCATGA
- the ftsA gene encoding cell division protein FtsA yields MSKDKNRELIAGLDIGTSKIVAIVAEVNDEGQLSILGLGTQDTQESRGLRKGVVVNIEATVNNISKAIAEVQMVAGCKIKEVYTGIAGSHIKSKDSNGMTVVKDREVTQYDVARAIEAANATPISADDQILHTLVQEFIVDGQDGVKEPIGMDARRLEVKVHLVTGAVTAVQNIVKCVRRCGLEVVDLVLQPLASGNAVLTDDEKDVGVCLVDIGGGTTDVAVFSQGAIRHTAVIPIAGDQITNDIAIALRTSTQDAEEIKLRYGVALSQFADPEEMLEVPGVGDRPATTLSRATLAGFIQPRVEEIFQKVQEELIKSGYARLLRAGIVLTGGAAQMPGMCELGEEIFHNTVKVGVPNYAGPLADFVRNPRYATAMGLLLEGLAQRQRGGKEPPLTLGQVFGRMRAWFARNL; encoded by the coding sequence ATGAGCAAGGACAAGAATCGCGAACTGATCGCCGGTCTCGACATCGGCACCTCGAAGATCGTCGCCATCGTCGCCGAAGTGAATGACGAGGGGCAACTTTCCATCCTCGGTCTCGGCACGCAGGACACCCAGGAATCGCGCGGTCTCAGGAAAGGCGTGGTGGTCAATATCGAGGCCACCGTCAACAACATCTCGAAGGCGATCGCCGAGGTGCAGATGGTCGCCGGCTGCAAGATCAAGGAAGTGTATACCGGCATCGCCGGCAGCCACATCAAGAGCAAGGATTCCAACGGCATGACGGTGGTGAAGGATCGCGAGGTCACGCAATACGACGTCGCGCGCGCCATCGAGGCGGCGAATGCCACGCCGATCTCGGCCGACGACCAGATCCTGCACACCCTGGTGCAGGAATTCATCGTCGACGGCCAGGACGGCGTCAAGGAACCGATCGGCATGGATGCCCGCCGCCTCGAAGTGAAGGTGCATCTGGTCACCGGCGCGGTCACCGCGGTGCAAAACATCGTCAAGTGCGTGCGCCGCTGCGGCCTGGAAGTGGTCGATCTGGTGCTGCAACCGCTCGCTTCGGGCAATGCCGTGCTCACCGACGACGAGAAGGATGTCGGCGTCTGCCTCGTAGACATCGGCGGCGGCACCACCGATGTCGCCGTGTTCAGCCAGGGGGCGATCCGCCATACCGCGGTGATCCCGATCGCCGGCGACCAGATCACCAATGACATCGCCATCGCGCTGCGCACCTCGACCCAGGATGCCGAAGAGATCAAACTGCGCTACGGCGTGGCGCTCTCCCAGTTCGCCGACCCGGAGGAAATGCTCGAAGTGCCCGGGGTTGGCGACCGCCCGGCGACGACGCTGTCGCGCGCGACGCTGGCCGGCTTCATCCAGCCGCGCGTCGAAGAGATCTTCCAGAAGGTGCAGGAGGAGCTGATCAAAAGCGGCTATGCGCGCCTGCTGCGCGCCGGCATCGTGCTCACCGGTGGCGCCGCGCAGATGCCAGGCATGTGCGAGCTCGGTGAGGAAATCTTCCACAACACGGTGAAAGTCGGCGTGCCGAACTACGCCGGACCGCTGGCCGATTTCGTCAGAAACCCGCGCTATGCCACCGCGATGGGACTGTTGCTGGAGGGTCTGGCACAGCGGCAGCGCGGCGGCAAGGAACCCCCTTTGACTCTCGGGCAGGTATTCGGGCGCATGCGCGCCTGGTTTGCCCGCAATCTGTGA
- the ftsZ gene encoding cell division protein FtsZ, which produces MFEIIDREANDTIIKVIGVGGAGGNAVEHMIREGVGGVEFICINTDAQALKTSSAGVKLQLGPGLGAGGKPERARQHAVSSRERIAEMLTGAHMCFITAGMGGGTGTGAAPVIAEVARELGILTVAVVTKPFGFEGRRGKVAEEGINELSQHVDSLIVILNEKLMEVLGEEVSMLDAFKAADDVLKNAVGGISEIINVPGLVNVDFEDVRTVMGEMGKAMMGSATAAGVDRARLAAEQAVASPLLEGIELSGAKGVLVNITASSSLGLKEYQEVMATIHNYTAPEATVICGAVFDDAMEDRLRVTVVATGLGAKAKAQPKLVYGEGRGQRTGTYDLPPSAAMSDPTAGVMNIAGSNTPAGSLDDFFTPNPRGHRDSRARDMVDVGLSNIDIPAFLRKQAD; this is translated from the coding sequence ATGTTCGAAATCATCGATCGGGAAGCAAACGACACCATCATCAAGGTGATCGGCGTCGGCGGCGCCGGCGGCAACGCCGTCGAACACATGATCCGCGAGGGCGTCGGCGGCGTGGAATTCATCTGCATCAACACCGACGCGCAGGCGCTGAAAACTTCCTCGGCCGGCGTCAAGCTGCAGCTCGGCCCGGGCTTAGGCGCCGGCGGCAAGCCGGAACGCGCGCGCCAGCATGCGGTATCCTCGCGCGAGCGCATCGCCGAGATGCTCACCGGCGCGCACATGTGCTTCATCACCGCCGGCATGGGCGGCGGCACCGGCACCGGCGCCGCGCCAGTGATCGCCGAAGTGGCGCGCGAGCTGGGCATCCTCACCGTGGCGGTCGTCACCAAGCCGTTTGGCTTCGAAGGGCGGCGTGGCAAGGTCGCCGAAGAAGGCATCAATGAGCTCTCGCAACATGTCGACTCGCTGATCGTCATCCTCAACGAAAAACTGATGGAAGTGCTCGGCGAGGAGGTCAGCATGCTGGATGCCTTCAAGGCCGCCGACGACGTGCTGAAAAATGCCGTCGGCGGCATCTCCGAGATCATCAACGTGCCGGGCCTGGTCAATGTCGATTTCGAGGACGTGCGCACCGTGATGGGCGAAATGGGCAAGGCGATGATGGGCTCGGCCACCGCCGCCGGGGTCGATCGCGCGCGCCTGGCTGCCGAACAGGCGGTCGCCAGCCCGTTGCTGGAAGGCATCGAACTTTCCGGCGCGAAGGGCGTGCTGGTCAATATCACCGCCAGCAGCTCGCTCGGCCTCAAGGAATATCAGGAAGTGATGGCCACCATCCACAATTACACGGCGCCGGAGGCCACGGTGATCTGCGGCGCGGTGTTCGACGATGCGATGGAAGACCGCCTGCGCGTCACCGTGGTGGCCACGGGGCTCGGCGCCAAGGCCAAGGCGCAGCCGAAACTCGTCTATGGCGAAGGCCGCGGCCAGCGTACCGGCACCTACGACCTGCCACCCTCAGCCGCGATGAGCGACCCCACGGCTGGTGTAATGAACATCGCCGGCAGCAATACGCCGGCAGGAAGCCTCGACGACTTCTTCACGCCGAATCCGCGCGGCCATCGCGACAGTCGCGCCCGCGACATGGTCGACGTGGGCCTTTCCAACATCGATATCCCGGCGTTTCTGCGCAAGCAGGCCGACTGA
- the rsmA gene encoding 16S rRNA (adenine(1518)-N(6)/adenine(1519)-N(6))-dimethyltransferase RsmA, giving the protein MKAHQPRRRFGQNFLVSPGVIRKIVAAIAPRPGDVVVEIGPGLGALTAPLLLRLDHLFVIEIDRDLITHLRRHFPSERLTIFDGDALRFDFGLLEGDGPLKIVGNLPYNISSPLLFHLTRFADRIAEMHFMLQKEVVDRMVAAPGSGAYGRLSVMLQYRFQLERLFIVPPGAFDPAPKVDSAVVRMIPRKLGAGETARDEALFSRLVTAAFSQRRKMLRNTLKEFGGESLLAAQGIAPTARAEELPVEAYVKLSNALAAG; this is encoded by the coding sequence ATGAAAGCGCATCAGCCCAGGAGGCGCTTCGGGCAGAACTTCCTCGTCTCGCCGGGGGTGATCCGCAAGATCGTCGCCGCGATCGCGCCGCGCCCGGGCGATGTCGTCGTCGAGATCGGCCCGGGTTTGGGGGCGCTCACCGCCCCGCTCCTTCTGCGGCTCGACCATCTCTTCGTCATCGAGATCGACCGCGACCTGATCACCCATTTGAGAAGGCATTTTCCTTCCGAGCGGCTGACGATCTTTGATGGCGATGCGCTGCGCTTCGATTTCGGCCTGCTCGAAGGCGACGGGCCGCTGAAGATCGTCGGCAATCTGCCCTACAACATCTCGAGCCCGTTGCTGTTCCATCTGACGCGATTCGCCGACCGGATCGCCGAGATGCATTTCATGTTGCAGAAGGAAGTCGTCGACCGGATGGTCGCCGCGCCGGGGTCGGGCGCTTATGGGCGGCTGTCGGTGATGCTGCAATACCGCTTTCAGCTGGAGCGGTTGTTCATCGTGCCACCGGGGGCGTTCGATCCGGCGCCGAAGGTCGACTCGGCCGTGGTGCGCATGATCCCGCGCAAACTCGGCGCTGGCGAGACGGCACGAGACGAAGCCCTGTTCTCCCGGCTGGTGACGGCAGCCTTTTCCCAGCGACGCAAGATGCTGCGCAACACGCTGAAGGAATTCGGCGGCGAAAGTTTGCTCGCGGCACAAGGCATCGCCCCGACGGCGCGGGCGGAGGAGCTGCCAGTCGAAGCCTACGTCAAGTTGAGCAACGCGTTGGCCGCGGGATGA
- the pdxA gene encoding 4-hydroxythreonine-4-phosphate dehydrogenase PdxA, with product MSNTGSKSAKPVIAVTSGEPAGIGPDICLALAQRSFDARLVVFGDRELFAQRARQLGRVIGALEIRHIPLAKPAASGRLDPANARYVLDLIDAALTGCTNGEYAALVTAPVHKGVINDAGIPFTGHTEYLAEKTATPHVVMMLAGGDLRVALATTHLPLKDVSAAITPPGLETTIRILHADLQTKFGIARPRILVAGLNPHAGEGGHLGREEIEVILPVLDKLRGEGMDLVGPLPADTLFTRNVLAGSDAQLAMYHDQGLAVLKYAAFDEGVNVTLGLPIIRTSVDHGTALELAGTGRASPTSLFAAVDAAIDICRRRS from the coding sequence ATGTCGAATACCGGCTCGAAGAGCGCTAAACCGGTCATTGCCGTCACCAGCGGCGAGCCGGCCGGCATCGGCCCGGACATCTGTCTTGCGCTGGCGCAGCGTTCGTTCGATGCACGACTCGTCGTGTTCGGCGACCGCGAACTCTTCGCGCAGCGCGCCCGCCAGCTGGGCCGCGTCATCGGCGCACTCGAGATTCGCCACATCCCTCTCGCAAAGCCGGCGGCTTCGGGACGGCTCGATCCAGCCAATGCGCGTTACGTGCTCGACCTGATCGATGCCGCGCTTACGGGCTGCACGAACGGCGAGTATGCGGCGCTGGTCACCGCGCCGGTGCACAAGGGCGTCATCAACGACGCCGGCATTCCCTTCACTGGGCATACCGAATATCTGGCCGAAAAGACCGCAACACCACATGTCGTGATGATGCTCGCCGGCGGGGACTTGCGCGTCGCGCTGGCGACGACGCATCTGCCGTTGAAGGATGTCTCCGCGGCGATCACGCCGCCTGGGCTCGAAACGACGATCCGTATCCTGCACGCGGATTTGCAAACCAAGTTCGGCATCGCGCGGCCGCGCATCCTGGTCGCCGGCCTGAACCCGCATGCCGGCGAAGGAGGACACCTGGGTCGCGAGGAAATCGAGGTGATCCTGCCGGTGCTCGACAAGCTGCGCGGCGAAGGCATGGACCTCGTCGGCCCCTTGCCGGCCGACACGCTATTCACCCGCAACGTACTCGCCGGCTCCGATGCGCAGCTGGCGATGTATCACGATCAGGGCCTGGCGGTGCTCAAATACGCCGCCTTCGACGAGGGCGTCAATGTCACACTGGGCCTGCCGATCATCCGCACCTCGGTCGATCACGGCACGGCATTGGAGCTCGCCGGCACAGGTCGAGCCTCGCCCACCAGCCTTTTTGCGGCGGTCGATGCGGCGATCGACATCTGCCGGCGCCGTTCATGA